One window of Gemmatimonas aurantiaca genomic DNA carries:
- a CDS encoding ABC transporter ATP-binding protein, with protein MPAAGGTADGISHGISEPALVAERLVRAFGARKAVNEVSLTLADGECLALFGPNGAGKTTLLRLLGGLLRPSRGRTVLHGTPLPGPASTRRLVGLISHHAMLYPALTVRENVRFAAECQGVPDADAAVTRVLRQLRVLDREATPVRFLSRGLQQRVSIARALVHGPRLVLLDEPYTGLDEVGALAFTDALRELKASGATLVLITHNLAEGLTLGDRAAIMRDGRLVHEERAEPSGFDLPRFQALYRRLVHESIA; from the coding sequence ATGCCGGCAGCCGGTGGCACAGCCGATGGCATATCGCATGGCATATCGGAGCCGGCGCTGGTGGCGGAGCGGCTGGTGCGGGCGTTCGGGGCGCGGAAAGCCGTCAACGAGGTGTCGCTGACGCTGGCCGATGGTGAGTGCCTGGCCCTGTTCGGTCCGAACGGGGCGGGGAAGACCACACTGCTGAGGCTGCTGGGCGGTCTGCTGCGCCCCTCCCGGGGGCGCACGGTGCTGCATGGGACCCCGCTCCCCGGGCCGGCGTCCACCCGTCGGCTGGTGGGGCTGATCAGTCATCATGCGATGTTGTACCCCGCGCTCACCGTACGCGAGAACGTGCGGTTTGCCGCCGAGTGCCAGGGGGTCCCCGATGCCGATGCGGCCGTCACCCGCGTGCTGCGGCAGTTGCGGGTGCTCGACCGCGAAGCCACGCCGGTGCGGTTTCTGAGCCGGGGGCTGCAACAGCGGGTCTCCATCGCGCGCGCCCTCGTGCACGGGCCGCGGCTCGTCCTGCTCGATGAGCCGTACACCGGCCTCGACGAGGTGGGAGCGCTGGCGTTCACCGATGCGTTGCGCGAGCTCAAGGCCTCGGGCGCCACCTTGGTGCTCATCACGCACAATCTGGCCGAAGGACTCACGCTGGGTGACCGTGCCGCCATCATGCGCGACGGACGACTGGTGCACGAGGAACGCGCGGAACCCTCGGGCTTTGATCTGCCACGGTTCCAGGCCCTCTATCGTCGTCTCGTCCACGAGAGCATCGCGTGA
- the fabF gene encoding beta-ketoacyl-ACP synthase II — MHMPRRVVLTGIGCVTPIGIGAQALWAGLRAERSAIDVVTRFDASIFRSQCAAQIDGFDATRWLDPRRVKRLDRFGQFAVVSAQLALEDGDLDLEQEDRERVGAMMGTALAGVGYAEEQAARFQQHGLRGVDATLALAVFGGAASCNLAIEFGISGPNSTNAMSCASGSMAIGEAFRQVRDGYADVMLAGGSEAPLATLCFGAFALIRAMSVSNDDPAHASRPFDRDRDGFVMGEGAAVLLLEEREHALARGARIYAEVLGYGTTNDAHHMTAPLPTGAQAARCMRMALRDARCAPEAIDYINAHGSSTPLNDPTEVVAIKSVFGDHAYRIPVSSTKGYYGHALGASGAFEAAISALALTHQWVPPTVGLVTADDSCDLDHVPGTGRAMPIRTVMSNSFGFGGINAALVMRAASD, encoded by the coding sequence ATGCACATGCCCCGCCGTGTCGTTCTCACCGGCATCGGATGCGTCACGCCCATCGGCATCGGCGCCCAGGCGCTCTGGGCTGGCTTACGCGCCGAGCGCAGTGCGATCGACGTCGTGACCCGCTTCGACGCGTCGATCTTCCGCTCGCAGTGTGCCGCGCAGATCGACGGGTTCGATGCCACCCGATGGCTCGATCCACGACGCGTCAAACGTCTCGATCGGTTCGGCCAGTTTGCCGTGGTGAGCGCACAGCTGGCGCTCGAGGATGGCGATCTCGATCTGGAGCAGGAGGATCGTGAGCGCGTGGGCGCGATGATGGGCACGGCACTCGCCGGCGTGGGCTATGCCGAGGAACAGGCGGCCCGTTTTCAGCAGCATGGACTGCGAGGTGTGGATGCTACGCTGGCGCTGGCCGTCTTCGGCGGCGCGGCCAGTTGCAACCTCGCCATCGAATTCGGCATCAGTGGCCCCAACAGCACGAACGCCATGAGCTGCGCATCGGGGAGCATGGCCATCGGCGAAGCGTTCCGTCAGGTCCGTGATGGATACGCCGACGTGATGCTCGCCGGTGGATCGGAAGCTCCGCTGGCCACCCTCTGCTTCGGCGCCTTTGCGCTCATCCGCGCCATGAGCGTCAGCAACGATGACCCGGCGCATGCATCGCGTCCTTTCGACCGGGACCGCGATGGCTTCGTCATGGGCGAGGGCGCGGCCGTGCTGTTGCTCGAGGAGCGCGAACACGCACTGGCCCGCGGGGCGCGCATCTACGCCGAAGTGCTTGGTTATGGCACGACCAACGATGCGCATCACATGACGGCGCCGCTGCCCACGGGGGCGCAGGCTGCCCGGTGCATGCGCATGGCGCTACGCGATGCCCGGTGCGCGCCGGAGGCGATCGACTACATCAACGCCCATGGAAGCAGCACACCGCTCAACGATCCCACCGAAGTGGTCGCCATCAAGTCGGTGTTCGGCGATCACGCCTACCGGATTCCGGTCTCGAGCACCAAGGGCTACTACGGTCACGCGCTCGGCGCGTCAGGGGCCTTCGAAGCCGCCATCAGCGCGCTGGCGCTGACGCATCAATGGGTGCCGCCCACCGTGGGACTCGTGACGGCCGACGATTCCTGCGATCTCGATCATGTACCCGGTACGGGACGTGCGATGCCGATACGCACCGTGATGTCGAACTCGTTCGGTTTCGGCGGGATCAATGCCGCTCTCGTGATGAGAGCGGCGAGCGATTGA
- the acs gene encoding acetate--CoA ligase — protein MSDIDVLLQETRTFPPSDEFRANAQVRDTALQEAAAADPVRFWSKESEALDWITPWKTALEWEPPRARWFQGGTLNASVNCVDRHIAGPRRNKAALIWEGEPGDRRTFTYWDLYREVNLAANMLKKLGVGRGDRVAIYLPMIPEAVIAMLACARIGAIHTVVFGGFSPESLRDRINDCGCKLLITADGGSRRGQMVPLKRNADQALKECPTIENVLVVMRRRSGVGDETFAEMQEGRDHWWHRLKRQVPRYCEPEAMDAEDVLFVLYTSGTTGKPKGIVHTTGGYLTGVTSTTKYTFDLREDDVFWCTADIGWVTGHSYLVYGPLANGATCIVYEGAPDWPDKDRFWQICERYGVTILYTAPTAIRAFMKWGTEYVKKHDLSRLRLLGSVGEPINPEAWMWYHEHIGGERCPIVDTWWQTETGAIMITPLPGVTTTKPGSATLPFPGIRTALLDTAGNDVKTGGGLLAITHPWPSMLRTIWGDDQRYVDTYFSKWPGRPDLYFPGDGAKLDEDGYLWILGRVDDVLNVSGHRIGTMEVESALVDHPAVAEAAVVGKHHDLKGQAIAAFVTLRAGFTASGSLRDELRDHVALKIGALARPDDILFSADLPKTRSGKIMRRLLRDIAEGRALGDTTTLADPSVVASLKDQYEAQES, from the coding sequence ATGAGCGACATCGACGTCCTGTTGCAGGAAACTCGCACGTTTCCGCCGTCCGACGAATTTCGCGCCAACGCCCAGGTGCGGGACACCGCCCTGCAGGAGGCGGCCGCGGCCGATCCGGTCCGGTTCTGGTCGAAGGAATCGGAAGCGCTCGACTGGATCACGCCGTGGAAGACGGCGCTGGAATGGGAACCGCCACGCGCCCGATGGTTCCAGGGCGGGACTCTCAATGCCTCCGTGAACTGCGTCGATCGCCACATCGCCGGTCCGCGTCGCAACAAGGCGGCGCTGATCTGGGAAGGCGAACCCGGCGACCGCCGGACGTTCACGTACTGGGATCTCTACCGCGAGGTGAATCTCGCGGCCAACATGCTCAAGAAGCTCGGTGTGGGGCGCGGCGACCGGGTCGCCATCTACCTGCCGATGATTCCCGAAGCCGTCATCGCGATGCTGGCCTGCGCGCGCATCGGAGCGATCCACACGGTGGTGTTCGGCGGGTTCTCCCCCGAATCGCTGCGTGACCGCATCAACGATTGCGGCTGCAAGCTGCTCATCACCGCCGACGGCGGCTCGCGGCGCGGACAGATGGTGCCCCTCAAGCGCAACGCCGATCAGGCGCTGAAGGAGTGCCCCACCATTGAGAACGTGCTGGTGGTGATGCGGCGGCGCAGTGGCGTGGGCGACGAGACCTTCGCCGAAATGCAGGAAGGACGCGATCACTGGTGGCACCGTCTCAAGCGACAGGTGCCGCGGTACTGCGAGCCCGAGGCGATGGACGCGGAAGACGTGCTGTTCGTGCTGTACACCTCGGGCACGACCGGCAAACCCAAGGGCATCGTGCACACCACGGGCGGGTATCTCACGGGGGTCACGAGCACCACGAAGTACACGTTCGATCTCCGGGAGGACGACGTGTTCTGGTGCACCGCCGACATCGGCTGGGTCACGGGACATTCGTATCTCGTGTACGGCCCGCTCGCCAACGGCGCCACCTGCATCGTGTACGAAGGCGCACCCGACTGGCCCGACAAGGATCGCTTCTGGCAGATCTGCGAGCGGTACGGTGTCACCATTCTCTATACGGCGCCCACCGCCATCCGGGCGTTCATGAAGTGGGGCACCGAGTACGTGAAGAAGCACGATCTCTCGCGCCTGCGCCTGCTCGGTTCCGTGGGGGAACCCATCAATCCCGAAGCCTGGATGTGGTACCACGAACACATCGGCGGTGAACGCTGTCCCATCGTGGACACGTGGTGGCAGACGGAGACTGGCGCCATCATGATCACGCCGCTGCCGGGTGTCACCACCACCAAACCGGGTTCGGCAACGCTGCCCTTCCCCGGCATCCGCACCGCACTGCTCGATACCGCGGGCAACGACGTGAAGACCGGCGGCGGATTGCTGGCGATCACGCACCCCTGGCCCAGCATGCTGCGCACCATCTGGGGTGACGATCAGCGCTACGTCGACACGTACTTCTCCAAGTGGCCCGGCCGCCCCGATCTCTACTTTCCCGGCGATGGTGCCAAGCTCGACGAAGACGGGTACCTCTGGATTCTCGGGCGCGTGGACGACGTGCTCAACGTGTCGGGGCACCGGATCGGCACCATGGAGGTGGAGAGCGCGCTCGTCGATCATCCGGCGGTGGCGGAAGCCGCGGTGGTGGGCAAGCATCACGATCTCAAGGGGCAGGCCATCGCGGCGTTCGTGACGCTGCGCGCCGGCTTCACGGCCAGTGGCAGCCTGCGCGACGAACTCCGCGATCATGTCGCGCTCAAGATCGGCGCGCTGGCCCGTCCGGACGACATTCTGTTCAGCGCGGATCTCCCGAAGACCCGCTCCGGTAAGATCATGCGGCGTTTGCTGCGGGACATCGCCGAAGGGCGCGCGCTGGGGGACACCACCACGCTCGCCGATCCATCGGTGGTGGCGTCCCTCAAGGACCAGTACGAAGCGCAGGAATCATAA
- a CDS encoding heme exporter protein CcmB has protein sequence MSADDRHRDRALDPATHHVTPHATHHAPSFVRDALRIARKDLLIEFRTRSAFLAATVFAVLAVAIFRFTWDPTAIPAMDLAPGVLWVIFTFSGLLGLNRSFALELAERAYDGLLASQVSREAIFTGKVLANLVFVAAIQTLALPAVVLFFDLPVGGAWGLLIGIVLLAALGLSAVGTLFAAVAANTRLAELLLPMMTLPFFVPLVIPAAQASAVVLRGLPLSAAMDWFKLLLAFDLMFVFASIVVFPFTIEE, from the coding sequence GTGAGCGCAGACGACCGACACAGGGATCGGGCCCTGGATCCCGCGACGCATCATGTCACGCCCCATGCGACGCACCACGCACCGTCGTTCGTGCGCGACGCGCTGCGCATCGCGCGCAAGGATCTGCTGATCGAGTTCCGGACGCGCAGCGCTTTTCTGGCGGCAACCGTCTTTGCGGTACTGGCGGTGGCGATCTTCCGGTTCACCTGGGATCCGACGGCCATTCCGGCCATGGATCTCGCTCCCGGCGTGCTCTGGGTGATCTTCACCTTTTCCGGTCTGCTGGGGCTCAACCGCTCGTTCGCGCTGGAGCTGGCGGAGCGGGCGTACGACGGACTGCTGGCGTCACAGGTGTCGCGGGAGGCGATCTTCACCGGCAAGGTGCTGGCCAACCTCGTCTTCGTGGCGGCCATCCAGACGCTGGCGCTTCCTGCGGTGGTGCTCTTCTTCGATCTTCCGGTGGGAGGAGCGTGGGGGCTGCTCATCGGCATCGTGCTGCTGGCGGCGCTCGGCCTCTCGGCGGTGGGCACGCTGTTCGCCGCCGTGGCGGCCAACACGCGGCTGGCGGAGTTGCTGCTGCCGATGATGACGTTGCCGTTCTTCGTGCCGCTGGTGATTCCGGCGGCGCAGGCCTCGGCCGTGGTGCTGCGCGGATTGCCGCTCAGTGCCGCGATGGACTGGTTCAAGCTGTTGCTCGCATTCGATCTGATGTTCGTGTTCGCGAGCATCGTGGTCTTTCCGTTCACGATCGAGGAGTAG
- the hemB gene encoding porphobilinogen synthase: protein MMRTMRLRRLRRSESLRRLVRETRLDAAQFLWPLFVRSGTRVRAPIGSMPGVFQTSVDELLRDAERAVTSGIGGILLFGIPDTKDAIGSSAWDPAGPVPEAVRAVKREFPGLLVVTDVCMCEYTDHGHCGLLTPDGDVDNDATLALLAREALVHADAGADIIAPSDMMDHRVAHLRAALDGAGHHRVPIMSYAAKYASAFYGPFREAAESTPAFGDRRSYQMDPTNGREALREVRLDIEEGADILMVKPAGAYLDVIAAVKRETALPLAAYQVSGEYSMIKAAAERGWVDGDRAMMESLTAIARAGADIIITYFAIEAAAHLARR from the coding sequence ATGATGCGGACGATGCGTCTGCGGCGGTTGCGTCGCTCCGAATCGCTGCGACGGCTGGTGCGGGAAACGCGCCTCGATGCGGCGCAGTTTCTCTGGCCGTTGTTCGTGCGATCGGGTACGCGCGTGCGAGCGCCCATCGGTTCGATGCCCGGTGTCTTCCAGACGTCGGTGGATGAACTGCTGCGTGACGCCGAGCGCGCCGTGACGTCGGGCATCGGCGGCATCCTGCTGTTCGGGATTCCCGACACCAAGGATGCCATCGGCAGTTCGGCATGGGACCCGGCCGGACCGGTGCCTGAAGCCGTGCGGGCGGTGAAGCGCGAGTTTCCGGGATTGCTGGTGGTGACCGATGTCTGCATGTGCGAGTACACCGATCATGGACACTGCGGACTGCTCACGCCTGACGGGGACGTGGACAACGATGCCACGTTGGCGCTGCTGGCCCGCGAGGCGTTGGTGCATGCGGACGCGGGAGCGGATATCATCGCGCCCAGCGACATGATGGATCACCGGGTCGCGCATCTGCGTGCGGCGCTCGACGGGGCCGGTCATCACCGGGTGCCGATCATGAGTTATGCCGCGAAGTATGCGTCGGCATTTTATGGCCCGTTCCGCGAGGCGGCGGAAAGCACCCCGGCGTTCGGCGACCGGCGCAGCTATCAGATGGATCCCACCAACGGACGCGAAGCGTTGCGCGAAGTGCGTCTCGATATCGAGGAAGGCGCGGATATCCTCATGGTGAAACCCGCGGGGGCGTATCTCGACGTGATCGCCGCCGTGAAACGCGAGACGGCGCTGCCACTCGCCGCGTATCAGGTGAGCGGCGAATACTCGATGATCAAGGCTGCCGCGGAGCGTGGCTGGGTGGACGGAGACCGGGCGATGATGGAATCGCTCACGGCCATCGCCCGTGCCGGCGCCGACATCATCATCACCTACTTTGCCATCGAAGCGGCCGCGCATCTGGCGCGTCGCTGA
- a CDS encoding uroporphyrinogen-III synthase translates to MHTLLTGVRIAVTRAGDRSGPLVQALERVGATVHEIPLTRLEALDPAPLHDALRDLARYDWVLLTSVNAVERLATVVRDRGADVAMATRRLAVVGSATAAACEAQGWRLPTVQPERMQAEGMLDEMAARSDVEGTRILYPAAAAARDVLPEGLRALGAQVDVVPLYRTVPDPDGQERMLRLVEAGEVDLVAVAAPSAIDALLDVLPPERAGRLPVACIGPVTARAARTAGFPVKVESTAPTVEGWVRSIVQALRTA, encoded by the coding sequence TTGCATACACTGCTGACGGGCGTACGCATTGCCGTCACCCGCGCCGGTGACCGGTCCGGTCCGCTGGTGCAGGCCCTCGAGCGCGTCGGCGCCACGGTGCACGAGATTCCGCTCACGCGCCTCGAAGCGCTCGATCCGGCGCCGTTGCATGATGCGCTGCGCGATCTGGCGCGTTACGACTGGGTGCTGCTCACCAGTGTGAATGCGGTGGAGCGTCTGGCGACGGTGGTTCGCGATCGTGGCGCCGACGTGGCCATGGCAACGCGCCGTCTGGCCGTGGTGGGTTCGGCCACGGCGGCTGCCTGTGAAGCGCAGGGATGGCGTCTGCCCACCGTGCAGCCGGAGCGCATGCAGGCCGAGGGCATGCTCGACGAGATGGCGGCCCGCTCGGATGTGGAAGGCACGCGCATCCTGTATCCTGCGGCGGCCGCGGCCCGCGATGTCCTGCCCGAAGGGCTGCGTGCACTCGGAGCGCAGGTGGACGTGGTGCCGTTGTACCGGACGGTGCCCGATCCGGACGGTCAGGAGCGCATGCTGCGTCTGGTGGAAGCCGGCGAGGTGGATCTGGTCGCGGTGGCCGCCCCGAGCGCCATCGATGCCCTGCTCGACGTGCTGCCGCCGGAACGGGCGGGGCGTCTGCCGGTGGCATGTATCGGACCGGTGACGGCGCGTGCGGCGCGCACGGCCGGATTCCCGGTGAAGGTGGAAAGCACCGCGCCCACGGTGGAAGGCTGGGTGCGGAGTATCGTGCAGGCCCTGCGGACTGCCTAA
- a CDS encoding inorganic diphosphatase, whose product MLHNPWHDIPAGKEAPEQVTAIIEIPAGSRNKYELDKETGHFKLDRVLYSAVHYPGDYGFIPRTLHEDNDPLDVLVKINEPTFPGCQITARPIGVLCMLDKGEPDDKILAVPADDPYYHDVFDIADLSPHYLKEVEHFFLIYKDLEGKRMEITGWKKSVDALAIIRRSMERYRETFEV is encoded by the coding sequence ATGCTGCACAATCCCTGGCACGACATTCCCGCCGGCAAAGAGGCGCCCGAGCAGGTCACGGCGATCATCGAGATCCCCGCCGGTTCGCGCAACAAGTACGAACTGGACAAGGAAACCGGCCACTTCAAGCTCGATCGGGTGCTCTATTCGGCCGTGCACTATCCCGGCGACTATGGCTTCATTCCGCGCACGCTCCACGAGGACAACGATCCGCTCGACGTGCTGGTGAAGATCAACGAACCTACGTTTCCCGGATGTCAGATCACCGCGCGACCGATCGGCGTGTTGTGCATGCTCGACAAGGGCGAACCCGACGACAAGATCCTCGCCGTGCCGGCCGACGATCCGTACTACCACGATGTCTTCGACATCGCCGATCTCTCCCCGCACTACCTGAAGGAAGTCGAGCACTTCTTCCTGATCTACAAGGATCTCGAGGGAAAGCGCATGGAGATCACCGGCTGGAAGAAGAGTGTGGACGCGCTGGCGATCATCCGCCGCAGCATGGAGCGGTATCGCGAAACATTCGAGGTCTGA
- the ccsA gene encoding cytochrome c biogenesis protein CcsA, translating to MTHSPTTTAVSDPRAVRGVDAWLVIALVAVVAVCVRAIWFTPVDAMLGAAQKIFYVHVPAAIAGLYIACPLMAISSLGYLWIKDERLDRLAESSAEVGLLFMGMVLVTGPIWARTSWGTWWVWEARITATVFLWLMVLGYLVLRGAVETPESRARLSAVMGALAVILVPFVHLTVRLFRGMHPGPVVLKPEAPSLPPEMLTTFLWSNLAFLLLFFVLLRMRYRWSGLRNAVVAMETA from the coding sequence ATGACCCATTCACCGACAACCACCGCGGTCTCCGATCCGCGCGCGGTCCGCGGTGTCGACGCCTGGCTCGTGATCGCACTTGTCGCCGTGGTGGCGGTGTGCGTACGCGCGATCTGGTTCACGCCGGTGGATGCCATGCTGGGCGCGGCGCAGAAGATCTTCTACGTCCATGTGCCGGCGGCCATTGCGGGTCTCTACATCGCCTGTCCGCTGATGGCCATCTCGAGCCTCGGCTATCTGTGGATCAAGGACGAACGGCTCGACCGGCTGGCGGAATCGAGCGCCGAAGTGGGGCTGCTGTTCATGGGCATGGTGCTCGTGACCGGACCGATCTGGGCGCGCACGAGCTGGGGGACGTGGTGGGTGTGGGAAGCCCGCATCACGGCCACGGTGTTTCTCTGGCTCATGGTGCTCGGCTATCTCGTGCTGCGCGGTGCTGTGGAAACGCCGGAAAGCCGTGCCCGACTCTCGGCGGTAATGGGCGCCCTGGCGGTGATTCTCGTGCCGTTCGTGCACCTGACGGTACGGCTCTTCCGCGGCATGCATCCGGGGCCGGTGGTGCTCAAGCCCGAGGCGCCGTCGTTGCCGCCGGAGATGCTGACGACGTTCCTGTGGTCCAATCTTGCGTTCCTGCTGCTGTTCTTCGTGCTGCTGCGCATGCGCTACCGCTGGAGCGGTCTGCGTAACGCGGTGGTGGCCATGGAGACCGCCTGA
- the hemC gene encoding hydroxymethylbilane synthase: MTVPLRSPIRIGTRSSALALRQAGQVESQLAARGIASVLVEYTTLGDRILDRPLAQIGEKGLFTAELEADLRAGRIDCAVHSLKDLPTADPEGIVLVAILEREDPRDALVVRAGVDAVNLETLPEGARVGTSSLRRQAQLRALRPDLEVCELRGNVGTRLRKLDEGQMDAALLAAAGLRRLGLTERIVALLDAPDWLAAPGQGAIAVQTRADDAALLATLGVLDDAPTRLAVTAERALLAALEGGCQVPIGAAVIEEAEYGTMLHGLIAALDGSSMVRGGMPVNHADPAASGIELARQLRAAGGDRILAELR; the protein is encoded by the coding sequence ATGACCGTTCCCCTGCGCAGTCCCATTCGTATCGGCACCCGGAGCTCCGCACTCGCATTGCGACAGGCCGGGCAGGTCGAATCGCAGCTCGCCGCGCGCGGCATCGCCAGTGTGCTCGTGGAGTACACCACGCTTGGCGATCGCATTCTCGATCGTCCGTTGGCGCAGATCGGCGAAAAAGGGCTGTTCACGGCGGAACTCGAAGCCGATCTGCGCGCCGGCCGCATCGATTGTGCGGTGCATTCGCTGAAGGATCTGCCCACTGCGGACCCCGAGGGGATCGTGCTGGTGGCGATCCTCGAGCGTGAAGACCCGCGCGATGCGCTGGTGGTGCGGGCCGGCGTCGATGCCGTGAATCTGGAGACGCTGCCCGAAGGGGCGCGGGTGGGGACGTCGTCCCTCCGCCGTCAGGCCCAGCTGCGTGCGCTCAGGCCCGATCTCGAGGTGTGTGAACTGCGCGGCAATGTGGGCACCCGCCTCCGCAAGCTCGATGAAGGACAGATGGATGCGGCGTTGCTCGCCGCCGCGGGCTTGCGTCGCCTGGGGCTGACGGAGCGGATCGTGGCATTGCTGGACGCGCCCGACTGGTTGGCGGCGCCGGGGCAGGGCGCCATCGCGGTGCAGACGCGCGCCGACGATGCCGCGTTGCTGGCCACACTGGGCGTGCTCGATGATGCGCCCACGCGTCTGGCCGTGACGGCCGAACGGGCGCTGCTGGCCGCGCTCGAAGGGGGATGCCAGGTGCCCATCGGCGCGGCGGTCATCGAGGAAGCGGAGTATGGCACGATGTTGCATGGTCTCATCGCGGCACTCGATGGCTCGTCGATGGTACGTGGCGGCATGCCGGTGAATCACGCCGATCCCGCGGCCTCGGGTATCGAACTCGCGCGTCAGTTGCGCGCGGCCGGTGGCGACCGGATTCTCGCGGAGCTCCGGTGA